A portion of the Sandaracinobacteroides saxicola genome contains these proteins:
- a CDS encoding efflux RND transporter periplasmic adaptor subunit codes for MVRPGVMGSVLLLAACGSEPPPAPVPEAVPVTLMTVGPREGAGALEVVGTVRLKRETPLAFTSAGQVRGITVREGDRVAAGALLATLDTGPLDAAAAAAAADAARAAADLKRAQRLVAQGWVSQARVESAQAAARSSEAALSAARFNQRNGRIVAPTAGIILRRAAEPGQALAAGTPVLVLGEFASGYVVRLPLSESQMAGVRMGQAARVTLESRPAPLTGVVSEIAGRADERSGTFMVEVRLPADAALRSGMVGRATLMTGGGDGPLLLPATAVFAARAEEGFVWRDEGGVVRARRVALGPVRSEGVVVTAGLAPGDRIVRTGIDRLSEGAKVRPVPAR; via the coding sequence ATGGTGCGGCCGGGGGTGATGGGAAGCGTGTTGCTGCTGGCGGCGTGCGGGTCGGAGCCGCCGCCGGCGCCGGTTCCCGAGGCGGTGCCGGTGACGTTGATGACGGTGGGCCCGCGGGAGGGCGCGGGCGCGCTGGAGGTGGTGGGGACGGTGCGGCTGAAGCGGGAAACGCCGCTGGCCTTCACCAGCGCGGGGCAGGTGCGCGGCATCACTGTGCGCGAAGGCGACCGGGTGGCGGCCGGCGCGCTGCTGGCGACGCTGGATACGGGCCCGCTGGATGCGGCGGCGGCGGCCGCGGCGGCGGATGCGGCACGGGCCGCGGCCGACCTGAAACGGGCGCAGCGCCTGGTGGCGCAGGGCTGGGTGAGCCAGGCACGGGTGGAGAGCGCGCAGGCGGCCGCGCGGTCCAGCGAGGCGGCGCTGAGTGCGGCGCGGTTCAACCAGCGCAATGGCCGGATCGTGGCGCCGACAGCGGGCATCATCCTGCGGCGGGCAGCCGAGCCGGGACAGGCGCTGGCGGCGGGGACTCCGGTGCTGGTGCTGGGCGAGTTCGCCAGCGGTTATGTGGTGCGGTTGCCGCTGTCGGAATCGCAGATGGCGGGCGTGCGGATGGGGCAGGCGGCGCGGGTGACGCTGGAGAGCAGGCCGGCGCCGCTGACCGGCGTGGTGAGCGAGATTGCCGGACGGGCGGACGAGCGCAGCGGCACCTTCATGGTGGAGGTGCGGCTGCCGGCGGATGCGGCGCTGCGGTCGGGCATGGTGGGGCGGGCCACGCTGATGACCGGCGGCGGCGACGGCCCGCTGCTGCTGCCGGCGACGGCGGTGTTCGCGGCGCGGGCGGAGGAAGGGTTCGTCTGGCGCGATGAGGGCGGCGTGGTACGGGCGCGTAGGGTGGCGCTGGGGCCGGTGCGCAGCGAGGGCGTGGTGGTGACGGCGGGGCTGGCACCGGGCGACCGGATCGTGCGCACGGGCATCGACCGGTTGAGCGAGGGGGCGAAGGTCAGGCCGGTGCCGGCGCGATGA